In Nitrospirota bacterium, one genomic interval encodes:
- a CDS encoding methyl-accepting chemotaxis protein, with protein MKMTLAKKMYGVAGLMMVMILAIAIGAFFVAQNVANEYDHVIKTDLAQLEYGMDAQMHLGEGVQAFKNYVLRRDDKYSKEFDAMMKEIKDNIDKYAKLSDGAEETALVKKALAGVATYEAGFKQLLEAAKETHDIAALDKVVKGADKPLADALEEMDKLAMKNAEAAEAAVKASARRSTIIMIVIALAVVVISAFLSFVIISGVLKSVQGVAAVVQKVSGGDLSHEVPVTSNDEIGDMAKGFNEMMASLRKIASQITGNTSTLATSSEELSATTNSLNEGAKEQSRQTEQAATAITEVAQTVMDVAQNASAASNSSKEASQIAGEGREKVENTVNGMHQIANTVRETAATIQELGRSSQEIGNIVRTINDIADQTNLLALNAAIEAARAGEQGRGFAVVADEVRKLAERTGKATREIGEMIKKIQGETERSVESMNAGITEVERGVQLAEEAKDAMMKIVDASNRGTDMIQRIAAAAEQQSAASEEVSANMESIANVTRNTEAASSQIQSASHDLARIATELKGLVGWFRL; from the coding sequence ATGAAAATGACTTTGGCAAAAAAGATGTACGGCGTTGCGGGACTGATGATGGTGATGATACTGGCCATTGCGATCGGGGCATTTTTTGTTGCGCAGAATGTGGCCAATGAGTATGACCATGTGATCAAAACGGATCTGGCACAGCTGGAATACGGCATGGATGCACAGATGCATCTCGGCGAGGGAGTCCAGGCGTTTAAGAACTATGTCCTGCGCAGGGATGACAAGTACAGTAAAGAGTTCGATGCAATGATGAAGGAGATAAAGGACAATATTGATAAATATGCAAAGCTTTCTGACGGCGCAGAAGAGACCGCTCTTGTCAAGAAGGCACTTGCGGGCGTTGCGACGTATGAAGCCGGGTTCAAACAGCTCCTTGAGGCTGCCAAAGAGACGCATGATATTGCTGCCCTGGACAAGGTGGTCAAAGGCGCTGATAAACCGCTGGCAGATGCGCTTGAGGAGATGGACAAGCTTGCCATGAAAAACGCAGAGGCTGCTGAGGCTGCGGTGAAAGCAAGTGCAAGAAGATCGACGATAATCATGATTGTTATTGCGCTGGCCGTTGTGGTCATTTCTGCCTTCCTGAGCTTTGTGATCATCAGCGGCGTGCTCAAGTCAGTGCAGGGTGTTGCGGCGGTGGTGCAGAAGGTATCCGGAGGAGACCTTTCCCATGAAGTGCCGGTGACCAGCAATGACGAGATCGGCGACATGGCAAAGGGTTTTAACGAGATGATGGCCAGCCTCAGAAAGATCGCCTCACAGATAACCGGAAATACCTCAACGCTTGCGACAAGCTCTGAGGAGCTTTCAGCAACAACGAACTCGCTGAATGAAGGCGCAAAGGAACAGTCCCGCCAGACCGAGCAGGCTGCAACTGCCATCACCGAGGTTGCCCAGACAGTCATGGACGTTGCCCAGAATGCCTCGGCTGCCTCAAACTCTTCAAAGGAGGCTAGCCAGATCGCAGGAGAGGGCAGGGAGAAGGTGGAAAATACCGTCAACGGAATGCATCAGATCGCCAATACGGTGCGTGAGACTGCTGCTACGATCCAGGAGCTTGGCAGATCGAGCCAGGAGATAGGAAATATTGTCCGGACCATCAATGATATCGCTGACCAGACCAATCTGCTGGCATTAAATGCGGCGATCGAGGCTGCGCGTGCAGGTGAGCAGGGACGAGGCTTTGCGGTCGTTGCTGACGAGGTCAGAAAACTGGCAGAGCGGACCGGCAAGGCGACCCGCGAGATCGGTGAGATGATCAAGAAGATACAGGGCGAGACCGAACGTTCGGTCGAGAGCATGAATGCCGGTATCACAGAGGTGGAGCGCGGAGTCCAGCTGGCGGAAGAGGCAAAGGATGCGATGATGAAGATCGTGGATGCCTCAAACCGCGGCACAGACATGATCCAGAGGATCGCTGCCGCTGCCGAGCAGCAGTCGGCAGCATCAGAAGAGGTTTCTGCAAACATGGAGTCTATTGCAAACGTGACCCGCAATACCGAGGCTGCATCATCACAGATCCAGTCTGCCTCGCATGATCTGGCGCGGATCGCGACAGAATTGAAGGGCCTGGTGGGCTGGTTCAGACTGTAG
- a CDS encoding chemotaxis protein CheW gives MEGQILQLVTFKLGNEEYATEILKVQEINRMVEITAVPNSVSYLEGVINLRGKVIPVVNLRKKFGLAAKENDEQSRIMILDIQGITTGLVVDGVSEVLRISSETVEPPPPMATNISTEFINGIAKLENRLIILLDIDKLLGKSESRELAAVTSNAVQ, from the coding sequence ATGGAAGGACAGATATTACAGCTGGTGACGTTTAAGCTCGGCAATGAAGAGTATGCGACAGAGATCCTGAAGGTGCAGGAGATCAACCGGATGGTCGAGATCACTGCTGTGCCGAATTCCGTATCGTATCTTGAAGGTGTTATCAACCTCAGAGGAAAAGTCATCCCTGTCGTGAATCTGAGAAAGAAGTTCGGGCTCGCGGCAAAGGAGAACGACGAGCAGTCGAGGATCATGATCCTCGACATCCAGGGGATCACGACCGGACTTGTTGTGGACGGCGTCTCGGAGGTGCTGAGAATATCTTCCGAAACGGTCGAGCCGCCTCCGCCTATGGCAACCAATATCAGCACGGAGTTTATAAACGGCATTGCAAAACTCGAAAACCGTCTGATTATTCTGCTGGATATTGATAAGCTCCTCGGCAAGTCGGAAAGCAGAGAGCTGGCGGCAGTCACGTCGAACGCGGTTCAGTAA
- a CDS encoding HDOD domain-containing protein — MMEASEVRRAIEKLDSLSTIPVVLTQILRATSDPSSPPEHLFEIISRDQAIAAKILKMANSPFFGHSGKIGEIQQAIILLGYDRVRSIALSISVVTMFSRKGDKNLRNFWAHSFEVAFIAAYIADSATIVSQQTAFLAGLLHDIGRLIFYKLYRDRYRSILGTDDLLEKEIAIFGCDHAEAGSWFAKKTKLPAEQVLAILYHHAPSQAKEFTDIVSVVSLAEALSRRYSPKIEDDGIWTADHDAILLELALTNEDLEEIGVRLGQEILEIQSFLELL, encoded by the coding sequence ATGATGGAGGCGTCAGAGGTCAGAAGGGCTATCGAAAAGCTTGACAGTCTTTCGACTATTCCTGTTGTCCTTACCCAGATACTCAGGGCGACGAGTGATCCCTCCTCTCCGCCCGAACACCTGTTTGAAATCATAAGCCGCGATCAGGCAATAGCCGCAAAGATCCTGAAGATGGCAAACTCTCCTTTTTTTGGTCATTCAGGAAAGATCGGAGAGATCCAGCAGGCAATCATCCTGTTAGGATATGACCGGGTCCGCAGTATCGCTCTCAGCATAAGTGTGGTCACGATGTTTTCCCGGAAGGGAGATAAAAATCTCCGGAACTTCTGGGCCCACAGTTTTGAAGTCGCGTTCATCGCCGCATACATTGCCGATAGCGCCACGATTGTCAGTCAGCAGACGGCTTTTCTGGCGGGGTTGTTGCACGATATCGGCAGACTCATCTTCTATAAGCTCTACCGTGACAGGTACCGGTCGATTTTGGGCACTGATGACCTGCTCGAAAAAGAGATAGCGATTTTCGGCTGTGATCATGCCGAGGCAGGAAGCTGGTTTGCAAAAAAGACCAAGCTTCCGGCGGAACAGGTGCTGGCGATACTGTATCACCACGCCCCGTCCCAGGCGAAGGAGTTTACGGATATCGTCTCAGTCGTTTCCCTTGCTGAGGCCTTGTCCAGAAGATACAGCCCCAAGATTGAAGATGACGGCATCTGGACAGCGGACCACGATGCCATTCTTCTTGAACTCGCACTGACCAACGAAGACCTTGAAGAGATCGGAGTTAGACTCGGACAGGAAATCCTGGAGATACAGAGCTTTCTGGAACTGCTATAA
- a CDS encoding HDOD domain-containing protein produces MIRIPVDYIESGSFSVGGKENRVLKALLGACVGVAMHDPGSGVGGLFHIILPAPVGTDMPWNAAAYATTGLPLFIDALCKQGADKGRLTAVIGGGALIGDMAEYDLDLDIGGRTAEVVFDILKQYSIPIDRSETGGVFNMALSLDLNTGQSAISPVLEKPLEPAGEVIKPTSDEIANAIARIRPIPQVALKIIRMISDNSYSMQDVSEEVRRDQIIAAKVLTLANSAMIGWPDHIDSVDEALLVLGEKKLLRLVVSASVEIFFSKSERGYSQCKGTLYHHAIGTALVAEQLARLTGKYDASAAYTAGLLHDIGKVVLDHFVAQNMPLFYRQTCNDAVSLEDAEVGILGIGHQEAGGRLAGLWSIPENLTEAIRYHHQPDKALRDTELVCIVSLADLIISRFLVSQTLECKNTAVLSFVLDKLDMKADHLFDLLGTISWDTLNSMRL; encoded by the coding sequence ATGATCAGGATTCCCGTTGATTACATAGAATCAGGAAGTTTTTCAGTTGGAGGGAAGGAGAACCGCGTCCTGAAAGCGCTCTTGGGCGCATGCGTCGGCGTTGCCATGCATGATCCTGGCTCCGGGGTTGGAGGCCTGTTTCATATTATCCTTCCTGCTCCGGTCGGGACCGATATGCCCTGGAATGCTGCAGCATACGCCACAACCGGGCTGCCCCTGTTTATCGATGCGCTCTGCAAGCAGGGTGCGGATAAAGGACGTTTGACCGCGGTTATTGGAGGAGGGGCATTGATCGGGGACATGGCCGAATATGATCTGGACCTCGATATAGGCGGCCGGACCGCAGAGGTTGTTTTTGATATTTTAAAACAATACTCAATTCCGATAGACCGGTCTGAAACAGGCGGTGTCTTCAATATGGCTCTCAGCCTTGACCTCAACACTGGGCAAAGCGCCATCTCCCCTGTGCTTGAAAAACCGTTAGAGCCTGCAGGGGAAGTCATTAAACCGACCTCAGATGAGATCGCCAATGCCATAGCCCGGATACGGCCTATCCCCCAGGTTGCGCTGAAGATAATCAGGATGATAAGCGACAACAGCTATAGTATGCAGGATGTCTCTGAAGAGGTCCGCCGGGACCAGATCATAGCAGCCAAGGTATTGACTCTGGCCAATTCGGCAATGATCGGCTGGCCGGACCATATCGATTCGGTTGATGAGGCGCTTTTGGTGCTCGGTGAAAAAAAACTGCTCAGACTTGTGGTATCCGCCTCGGTAGAGATCTTCTTTTCGAAGTCAGAACGGGGGTATTCCCAATGCAAAGGGACGCTCTATCATCATGCGATAGGCACCGCACTGGTAGCGGAGCAGCTTGCACGACTGACCGGGAAATATGATGCGTCGGCTGCGTACACGGCCGGCCTGCTGCATGATATCGGGAAGGTTGTTCTGGACCATTTCGTAGCTCAGAATATGCCGCTTTTCTATCGCCAGACCTGTAACGATGCGGTCAGTCTTGAGGATGCAGAGGTGGGGATTTTAGGCATAGGGCATCAGGAGGCCGGCGGCAGGCTGGCCGGTCTATGGTCTATTCCCGAAAATTTGACAGAAGCGATCAGATATCATCATCAGCCTGATAAGGCTTTGCGTGATACTGAACTTGTCTGTATCGTCAGTCTGGCCGATCTTATCATATCCAGGTTTTTGGTAAGTCAGACCCTGGAATGCAAAAATACCGCAGTCCTGTCCTTTGTGTTGGATAAGCTCGATATGAAGGCCGATCATCTGTTTGATCTTCTGGGCACTATCTCGTGGGATACGCTTAACAGTATGAGGCTGTAA
- a CDS encoding CZB domain-containing protein, whose translation MDLKDVSIKWKTAMPIILLIAVGIIATIVVTGSRTEKIVIDEVKNSALKGYRDTVLNSLTTMMIEGDYKKSEKAFLEQMKQIVDLKVSRSESLDRDFGKADAGNYASDPIEKEVINTGKEHIAVEGQSIRGVFPYVAKSNFMGKNCLGCHKVSEGTVLGAISIRITLSESFGRIRSLQYQFVFLGIIGILSVAVLIVVIFNITHKPLFVLVTVMKQLSKGHLDIKLSVDRKDEIGSISGNVKGILDYFGRMINSIMLSTSRVLPEIDVLRNMSDRAALGAKTQTSQISHIAASAEEMSQTINDIAKNASSASETSNEALRMAENGKQVADGAVNTVNSVYVSTVELAGMIEKLNSSVMEIGGIVTVIKDIADQTNLLALNAAIEAARAGEQGRGFAVVADEVRKLAERTIKATNEISKKIGTVQAESAQTSQSMTEASDKVTKSTEYIKELESSLDSIVFSVQEVKDQITRIATAVDQQSATSEDVVKNLEKAAGVTRDMEAMADEMTNEVKTLVAVTDELRETTRTVKTKGSAAIMLELAKTDHRNFVGKINSCLRGQVQLQAGTLPDHHNCRFGKWYETDGADICGSVPSYSLIVSPHERFHILAKEAVQAHYAGDHQKAERLHGEMDLLSKQVVDVLEKIKIESLKSEDIF comes from the coding sequence ATGGATTTAAAAGACGTATCAATTAAGTGGAAGACAGCGATGCCGATTATTCTGCTGATTGCGGTAGGCATCATAGCAACGATTGTTGTGACCGGAAGCAGGACCGAGAAGATTGTTATCGATGAGGTGAAGAACTCGGCACTGAAAGGTTACCGAGATACGGTTCTGAATTCTCTCACCACGATGATGATCGAGGGTGACTATAAGAAATCTGAAAAAGCATTTCTTGAACAGATGAAACAGATCGTTGACCTGAAGGTAAGCAGGTCTGAGTCACTTGACAGGGATTTTGGAAAGGCGGATGCAGGCAACTACGCCTCTGATCCAATTGAGAAGGAGGTTATCAATACGGGCAAGGAGCATATAGCCGTTGAAGGGCAGTCTATAAGAGGAGTTTTCCCTTATGTTGCCAAGTCCAATTTCATGGGCAAGAACTGTCTCGGATGCCACAAGGTTTCTGAGGGGACGGTGTTAGGCGCGATCAGCATCAGGATAACACTATCCGAGTCTTTTGGCAGAATACGCTCGCTCCAGTATCAGTTTGTGTTTTTGGGGATCATCGGCATCTTATCAGTTGCCGTGCTCATTGTCGTTATTTTTAACATTACCCATAAGCCGCTTTTTGTTCTTGTTACTGTCATGAAGCAGCTTTCGAAGGGTCATCTGGATATCAAACTCTCCGTTGATCGAAAGGATGAGATCGGCAGCATATCGGGCAATGTCAAGGGCATTCTCGATTACTTCGGCCGGATGATCAATTCGATTATGCTGTCGACAAGCAGGGTGCTTCCTGAGATCGATGTTCTCCGGAACATGTCCGACCGGGCTGCGCTCGGCGCCAAGACCCAGACAAGCCAGATTTCTCATATCGCCGCCTCGGCAGAGGAGATGAGCCAGACCATTAACGACATAGCGAAAAATGCATCGTCAGCATCCGAGACGTCAAATGAGGCGCTCCGCATGGCAGAAAACGGCAAACAGGTTGCCGACGGGGCCGTAAATACCGTTAACAGTGTCTATGTATCAACCGTTGAGCTTGCCGGCATGATCGAGAAGCTCAACAGCAGTGTTATGGAGATCGGTGGTATTGTGACCGTTATCAAGGATATTGCGGACCAGACGAATCTGCTTGCGCTGAACGCGGCCATTGAAGCTGCCAGGGCAGGGGAGCAGGGCCGCGGATTTGCTGTTGTTGCTGACGAAGTGCGTAAACTTGCCGAGCGGACGATCAAGGCCACGAATGAGATATCGAAGAAGATCGGCACGGTTCAGGCGGAATCAGCGCAGACCTCTCAGTCAATGACAGAAGCCTCGGACAAAGTCACAAAATCGACCGAATATATCAAAGAACTCGAAAGTTCGCTCGATTCGATCGTCTTTTCGGTTCAGGAGGTGAAGGACCAGATCACGAGAATAGCGACCGCGGTGGATCAGCAGTCTGCAACCTCTGAAGATGTGGTAAAGAACCTCGAAAAGGCTGCAGGCGTTACCAGGGATATGGAGGCCATGGCAGATGAGATGACAAATGAGGTCAAGACCCTTGTGGCGGTAACCGACGAACTGCGGGAAACTACCAGGACGGTCAAGACTAAGGGCAGCGCCGCGATCATGCTTGAACTTGCCAAGACGGATCACAGGAACTTTGTAGGCAAGATTAATTCCTGTCTTCGCGGTCAGGTGCAGCTGCAGGCAGGAACGCTGCCAGATCATCATAACTGCCGTTTCGGAAAATGGTATGAGACGGACGGCGCTGATATCTGCGGCAGCGTGCCGAGCTATTCTCTGATTGTGTCTCCCCATGAACGTTTTCATATTTTGGCCAAAGAAGCGGTGCAGGCTCACTATGCAGGAGACCATCAGAAGGCCGAGCGGTTGCACGGTGAAATGGACCTGCTTTCAAAGCAGGTCGTAGACGTACTCGAAAAGATCAAGATCGAGAGTCTGAAGTCCGAAGATATTTTCTAA